The nucleotide window TCGTTAACGGTGCCGATCACATCGGTGAAGTTGACAACGTTAAAGGTTCTGTCTCCTTCAGGGTCGTTGATGTCACCGACTGTCAGTAATCCCTGGGAGAGATCAACGTCGTAGACATTGCTGAGCTGCTCATCCAGAGTGCCATCAATCGTGTTCGTGCCAGAGTCGGAACCAACAATCGTTTCGAAGTTGCTAAAGCCATCAGCTTCGGTCACCATGCCGAAATCTTTAAAAGCTAAAGCTGTATCGACAGTAATAGTTGGAATAAGGCCAACTGTTAGTGCGTCTGGGTTGGCAATCGTAATGGTTTGGAAATTGCCGATGTTGATATCAGCAGCCAAATCGCTGTAGTCGAGTGTATCGTTTCCTACTGAGCCATCGAGCTCGTCAAAGCCTTCGCTGCCGGAAATAACATTGTCGCCGAGACTGCCAATAATGACATCGTTATTGACCGTGCCAATAACATTGGAGAAATTTTCAACTCTAAAACTTTGTGAAGCAGGTGCTAAGGTTCCGCTAACAATATTGACGGTGAAATTATCAGCAGTCGGTAACAGTAGATTGATGTCAAATGCACCGTTGCTACTGCCTACACCGCTGATGGTGTTGACTTGCGTTGAATCGCCAACGATGGTTTGGATCGAAGGAACGAGGTCAGCTGTAGTGAAGGGGGGGGGTAAACGCGCCAAATCCCGTCAATGGAACTAATTGATCGGTTCCGGCAGAAGCACTTGTGAGAGAACTGTTTGTAAACTCTTTTTCAATACGGCCTTGCGTGAATAGCGTTACGGCAAGAGCACTTCCCTCATAGGTAAGTGTGTTGATGTTGCTACCGCCAAAGAGGAGGTCATCTCCTTGTCCGCCAATAATGGTGTCATTCCCTGTACCGGCATCAACAGTATCGTCGCCAGTACCGGGGTCGATTGTGTCATCTCCACCCAGGCTTGCGATGGAGTCGTCACCTTCTAGACCAAAGACTTGATCGGCATTGGGCGTGGTAGGTGGTGCGAATGCGGCATTGATGTCGTCGTTGCCAGTAGTTCCAACTACAAGGGCCATTTGGGAAAATTCTGAAGAACAAAAAGGGTCCGGATCCTTTACTGCAATGCAGTAGAAGGTCCCGTTAGCTTAGCTACCTAATTATTATTGGTCAAGATTTTATAAAAATTTTTTGATGAGTATTAAATGAGAACATTGTGAAGGTTTCTGCTTTATGGATTACCTGGTTTGATTATCTTTTAATATTTTCCTTCATAAATGTATAGTATTCGCTGAGTGGTCGGTGTGAATCTTGCTTTATGCCGCTTTTGCTACCGTCTAGGTATGTTTTCGTTTGACGCCCATTCGTCTTTGGGTCTCATCAGGCCAGTAAGGTCAAAGTGAATTGATTGTGCCTGTCAGGCGGTCAGTTGAAATGTACCAGTTTTGAGGTGCGACACGAACGAATCGAGCCAGTGCTTGAACGCAGCTTGAGATGTTTTGTTTTAAACAACTCTTGAGGCATGGATTTCATCGGCTTTGGATCTGCAACGCCACGGCTTACGCAAGCAGAATTATCGCTTTTATGGTTCTTGTGCTGCGTTGTTCGTCTGCGAGGTCAGCCTTCTTCTTTGGCAAAGCGGCACCGCTGTCGTTGATTGAGCAAGAACTGGCGAGATGGCAATAACGTCGATGCCATGGAGCCACCTGCTGTTGTTTCTAGAGAAGCCAGCGGCTTTCTCGATGCTGCGTCCATCTCTCTGGATCCTTGATGTGCTGAGCTGCTCAATGTCCTGGTTCAGATCCGCGATCAGCTTGCTGAAGCGAACGTCTGCCCCCCCCCAACAGCGCTGTTGCCGTCCCCGATTCACTCCTGGATCCCGTGTTATCCAGTTTTCATCGAGGCGTACCGCACCTGCTGATCAGACCTCATCTTTTTGGATCTCGATCGCGGTAGGGAAGGGAATCACGATCTGAGCCGCTGCAAGCTCGCGCAGCAGTTCTTTGTTGATGGCATCGATCGAATCCTTGAACTGTTTGTAGTTCAGCGTTGGGCAGATCAGATGGCATTTGAAGTTGTAACTGAACTCGGCGATCTCCATAAGCCGGCAGGCTTTGAGTTCAAAGCCCGGCGTTCGCGCGATGATCTCGCGAAGAATCCCAGGAACGGCCGCGAGCTGTTCATTGGTGCTGTCGTACGACACCCCAAGCACGAAGTGGGAACGATCGACTCTGTCAATGAGCTGATTGAAGGCCAACGTCAGTGACTCCTGCAGATCGATGTAGTCACGCCAGTTCTCCACGTGAATCAAGGCGATGCAACGCAATCGCTGGGGTGAGCCAGGTTCCAGCTCAATGGTGAGGCAGGGGTTGATCAGATCCGGCCGGTTCGCAACGTAGGCCCTGGCCAATGCCAGCAGATCTGTCATCTGATCCGGACTGAACGGATCGTTGGGGTCGAGCTCGAGACTCAGATCAAGACCTTGCCGTTGCGGAGATCCTGGTTCCGCTGGATGGCGGGAGAGGTTGTTGACGATGCAGTCCTCAGCCACGGCGTTCGGAATCGTGACTTTGCCCGTAACGGTTTCGATCTCCACTGAACGCAGGCCGATCTTGGTGAGGAAGCCCTGCTTGTCGCCGATCTCGCAGAACTCTCCCACCTTCAACGGTCGGTCGGTCTGCAGTGACAACCCGGCAAACAGATTGCTAAGCAACTTGGAGGCACCAAGGCCGATCGCCAGGCCGGGCACGGTGGAGAGTGCGAGCACCAGGTTGGGTGAGAGACCAAGCTGCAACAGCAGTTTGTAGATCAGTGCCACAGCCACAACTCCGGAGAGGATTCGGCAGATGGGCATCACCCGGTTGCTGGTTCTCGACAGCCGCCAGATGTCCTGATCCCCGGAAAGCCGCACCAGGCCTTCAGAGAGGGTTCGTCCCAGCGCTTCGAGAAACAGAAACACGAGCAGGACGAACAGGCTGAAATAGGCCGCTTCGAATAGCACGGTGAGCACCACGAGAGCTGTGCCAGTGAAGTTGAGGTAGAGGTCGATGAACACCTCAACCGCTTTGGTCGCCATCACCATCGGCAACACCAACACCACCCGCTTCCAGGCCAGGGAATCGAGGGTCCAGATCAGTCGCTCATCATTCGATCTTGTTTTGTACGAGCGGATCAGCAAGCGGGCAAGACGCGTGATCAGCAGCAGGAGCAGCGTGATGGCGACGATCGAGAGCACCAGCCGGAACAGGGTTTGCCCGAACAGCACCTCCGCCTCCAGGCCTGCGCGTACACCAGCCGGCAGATTCAGATACCACTTGGGCGGAAACAGTCGGCCAGGGGTGTGGACAAAATCCTGGTAGAAGTTTCGGGTGAAGAATGTCTGATCATCGAGATCAGTAACCTGCTGCTTCACCTGTTCATACATGCCAGCCACATTCGCCACGGTTGAGGCCGAGAACAGAAAATCGCTGTTCATCGGTTTGTCAGCCAGCTCACTGGTGAGAACGATCGAGGATCCCGGCAGCGTCCATGACTGGGTGTCTTTGGAGCGCACGTCATTGAGCGCCTTCATGGCCTTGGCGTCTGGGATGGAGATGATCTGCCGGCTGCTGTTGAAGATGAAATCAAGGACATGCTTCAACTGAATGGCTGCTTCGTCTTTGAGGTAGGGACGAACGCCGAGCGCAAAGGACGTGCCATCGAGAGCGTCCACCGCCGCATTGAAGAGCATCTCCACCTCTTCGATTTCGGCCCGGGCCTGGCGGTTCCAGAACAGCCCGGGGTCATTGCGATGGGAGGTTTCAACACGTTCGATCAGAAGGCCGACATCGGCCATCACCGCATAGAAGTTGAGCAGGGTCTCTTTGGGTGAATTACCCACCACCTGTCCCAGGGGGGTATGCCGCCAAAGCTCAGCACGTTGCACTAGGTCGGGATAAAACGGCTGATCCTCAAGGGGAATCACCGGAAGGGAACTCGCGTGGCGCAGACCCAGGGGCTGTAAGACCGATGACGGTGAAGCGGCGCGCAGAGGAACACCGGAGAGAATGATGACGCTCAGCAGACCGGCCAGGAAGGCCATCAAGCGCTTGTTCGTTCGCACGCCAACGGTTCGCTAATCACTGACAACCTAATGAACGCCTGCTCTTTTACGATTTTTTTGAAGCGATCATCCATGAATGGAGATGCTTCCTGATGGGTCGTCAACGGTTCAGGGGTTTGTACCTGCAAGCCACGGGTCACCCACTTTGTTTTTCGTTTGTGACTTACACGCCGCAAACCAGGGAGCAGATGGTTGCCTGCGGTGATCTGCGCGCAGACGAGGAATATTTCAACCCGGTGTTGTTTGATTTTCTTTTGTTCATTTCGGAAGGCATTCTCGGTTCATCGCCGGATGCTTTGTTCCCGCTTGGTTACGACGATCTGGTGATCGTGGCGTCCCGCATCAGAGGAACTGGAGTGCAGCATGAATATCTGATCGCCATCAATCCACTTGCTTGGAACGAAACCAAGCAAGCGGTGCTGCACCAGCTGAGGACCATCCTTTCTGCTCAGTCGTGGGATGGGGCACGGTTGCGCAGGCGCGATGATTCTCCGTAGCAGCCTGTTAGTTGGATGGTTCCAGCGTCCCCTGGATCGATGGACGGTGCTAAAAGGCGCAGTCGGTGGGCATCACTGCAATATCACGGATGCAGATGTGTGCTGGTTGATGCCAACAGAACAGCACGATCTTCGCGAGCTCGTCTGGGGTGATAAAAGTGGGGTTGCCGAGCATCTCGCAGTACGTCTCGAAGCTGATTCCCATGCTCTGATGAATGTTGGTTTGAATCAAACCGGGAGCTACATTCATCACTCGCACATTGTGCTCTGCCTCTGACATGTTCATGCTTTCACCGAGTGAGCGCACGGCATGTTTGCAGGCGTGATACACAGGAGCACCAGCTGCTGGCTTGCGATCACCAATCGAGCTGATGTTGATGATCGTGCCACTCCTGCGTTCACGCATTCCCGGCAACACGTGGTGAATGCCATTGATCACCCCGGTGATCATTGTGTTGATCTCTTCTGCAATCTGATCCAGTCTCAAGCTCTCGATTCCGCCGATGTGGATCATTCCAGCGTTGTTAATCAGGCAACCTGTCGGCCCGTACTGGCGTTCTGCAGCCGTGATTGCATCCGCAAGCGCACCAGCATCGCTGACATCCAACTGGTGGTAAAGAACCGGCCGGTCTGAGAGTTGCGGATCAGCCTCCTGGTGCCTGGAGATCAGCATGCAGGGATGTCCCTCTGCAGAAAAAGCACGGGCCAGTGCCTGACCAATCCCGGCTCCTGCGCCAGTGATCACCACGAGTTCTGAGGCCACGTCTGTTCTCCAGGTCAGCCTTCAAACTGGCAATGTTTGATTGATTTGCCCATGGACAGGTTTCCAACATCTGCCGTGGGAGCCTGGTTTCAACCCGGTGCTGCTTTTGAAATCTTTCA belongs to Synechococcus sp. WH 7805 and includes:
- a CDS encoding calcium-binding protein, whose translation is MALVVGTTGNDDINAAFAPPTTPNADQVFGLEGDDSIASLGGDDTIDPGTGDDTVDAGTGNDTIIGGQGDDLLFGGSNINTLTYEGSALAVTLFTQGRIEKEFTNSSLTSASAGTDQLVPLTGFGAFTPPLHYS
- a CDS encoding mechanosensitive ion channel family protein, encoding MRTNKRLMAFLAGLLSVIILSGVPLRAASPSSVLQPLGLRHASSLPVIPLEDQPFYPDLVQRAELWRHTPLGQVVGNSPKETLLNFYAVMADVGLLIERVETSHRNDPGLFWNRQARAEIEEVEMLFNAAVDALDGTSFALGVRPYLKDEAAIQLKHVLDFIFNSSRQIISIPDAKAMKALNDVRSKDTQSWTLPGSSIVLTSELADKPMNSDFLFSASTVANVAGMYEQVKQQVTDLDDQTFFTRNFYQDFVHTPGRLFPPKWYLNLPAGVRAGLEAEVLFGQTLFRLVLSIVAITLLLLLITRLARLLIRSYKTRSNDERLIWTLDSLAWKRVVLVLPMVMATKAVEVFIDLYLNFTGTALVVLTVLFEAAYFSLFVLLVFLFLEALGRTLSEGLVRLSGDQDIWRLSRTSNRVMPICRILSGVVAVALIYKLLLQLGLSPNLVLALSTVPGLAIGLGASKLLSNLFAGLSLQTDRPLKVGEFCEIGDKQGFLTKIGLRSVEIETVTGKVTIPNAVAEDCIVNNLSRHPAEPGSPQRQGLDLSLELDPNDPFSPDQMTDLLALARAYVANRPDLINPCLTIELEPGSPQRLRCIALIHVENWRDYIDLQESLTLAFNQLIDRVDRSHFVLGVSYDSTNEQLAAVPGILREIIARTPGFELKACRLMEIAEFSYNFKCHLICPTLNYKQFKDSIDAINKELLRELAAAQIVIPFPTAIEIQKDEV
- a CDS encoding SDR family oxidoreductase, whose product is MASELVVITGAGAGIGQALARAFSAEGHPCMLISRHQEADPQLSDRPVLYHQLDVSDAGALADAITAAERQYGPTGCLINNAGMIHIGGIESLRLDQIAEEINTMITGVINGIHHVLPGMRERRSGTIINISSIGDRKPAAGAPVYHACKHAVRSLGESMNMSEAEHNVRVMNVAPGLIQTNIHQSMGISFETYCEMLGNPTFITPDELAKIVLFCWHQPAHICIRDIAVMPTDCAF